The following proteins are encoded in a genomic region of Synechococcus sp. ROS8604:
- a CDS encoding chorismate lyase, with translation MPSPTCLWEAPAATVLAGDDPGDLPGPWRLMLLGDGSPTRHLRLLTGHPVSVELVAMAEDPEGQAALGCPSEVKELTTPLLRRQVWLSCGEQTLAWAESWWNQDEANQHLQDRNLPIWLSLTQGRSELFREVDGLALVQEPWLEDRFGCSGPFWSRHYRFFRQGRELTVIREVFSPALEEWLGATPRQPLHLTR, from the coding sequence CTTGTTTATGGGAAGCACCCGCTGCAACGGTTCTGGCCGGTGATGACCCAGGGGATTTACCCGGCCCTTGGAGACTGATGCTCCTCGGAGACGGCAGTCCAACCCGTCACCTGCGTCTGCTCACAGGACATCCAGTGTCCGTGGAATTAGTGGCTATGGCAGAAGACCCAGAGGGGCAAGCTGCCCTCGGTTGCCCCAGCGAGGTGAAGGAACTCACGACTCCCCTCCTCCGCCGTCAAGTCTGGTTGAGCTGTGGCGAACAAACCTTGGCTTGGGCTGAAAGCTGGTGGAACCAGGATGAAGCCAACCAGCACCTGCAAGACCGCAACCTGCCGATCTGGCTCAGCCTCACCCAGGGGCGCTCAGAGCTCTTTCGCGAAGTGGATGGCTTAGCGCTGGTGCAAGAACCCTGGCTTGAGGACAGGTTTGGCTGCTCGGGGCCGTTTTGGAGCCGCCATTATCGATTTTTCCGTCAAGGACGAGAGCTCACGGTGATTCGCGAGGTGTTCAGTCCTGCTTTAGAGGAATGGCTAGGGGCCACTCCACGCCAGCCTCTTCATCTAACTAGATGA
- a CDS encoding DUF1269 domain-containing protein: MSNLVVVGFPKAQEAEEVRRELVTIQQEHLIALEDAVVLEHGEDGHVHLRQAINMTAAGAMGGSFWGLLIGLLFANPLLGLAVGAGAGAASGSLNDMGINDNFLKELAETLPKGSAALALLVRDATPDRVIERLRRHAPHARLIHTNLSHTDEDLLKEQLEKAKRQAEGLRLG, translated from the coding sequence ATGAGCAATTTGGTGGTTGTGGGCTTTCCCAAGGCCCAAGAAGCGGAGGAGGTCCGTCGCGAATTGGTCACGATCCAGCAAGAGCATTTGATTGCGCTTGAGGATGCGGTGGTGCTTGAGCATGGAGAAGACGGCCATGTGCACTTGCGTCAGGCGATCAATATGACGGCGGCTGGAGCCATGGGCGGAAGCTTCTGGGGGTTGTTGATCGGTTTGTTGTTTGCCAATCCTTTGTTGGGTCTTGCTGTTGGTGCCGGTGCTGGTGCTGCCTCGGGTTCGCTGAATGACATGGGCATCAACGACAACTTTTTGAAAGAACTCGCGGAAACCCTGCCGAAGGGCAGTGCTGCTTTGGCGTTGTTAGTGAGGGATGCCACGCCCGATCGTGTGATCGAGCGCTTGCGTCGCCATGCGCCCCACGCCCGGTTGATCCACACCAACCTCAGCCATACCGATGAAGACTTGCTGAAGGAGCAACTCGAGAAGGCAAAACGGCAGGCTGAAGGCCTCAGGTTGGGCTGA